A window of Hevea brasiliensis isolate MT/VB/25A 57/8 chromosome 14, ASM3005281v1, whole genome shotgun sequence contains these coding sequences:
- the LOC131173045 gene encoding receptor-like protein 9DC3, with protein MASLLWLTYFFYFLFFHLHFQADSSLPFSFNSSSAAKPCQHDQSLALLQLKKTFSIRNNASPWDFPYPRPYPKTESWKEGTDCCLWDGVTCDIETGNVIGLNLSTSLLYGTIHSNNAIFFLPHLQKLDLSNNHFNKSQIVPQFGQFLNLTYLNLNYSVFEGQIPLEMSYLSGLVSLDLSRNHDLILKASVFNLLVQNLTQLQELDLSGVNMSLVAPSSLMNLSFSLTSLNLHSCSLKGKFPDISHLSELVSLDLSKNYNLILETSIFNELVKNLTQLQQLDLSELNMSLVAPSSLMNLSSSLTSLKLHYCALKGKFPHINHLSELVSLDFFANYDLMIETTCFKKLFQNLTQLQEVDLSGVNMSLVAPSSLMNLSSSLTSLKLSECQLQGKFPDVSHLSKLVSLDLSCNNFNGEIPSSFENLKQLDSLHLHNNNLSGQIPSSLGSLKRLFSLDLSYNNFNGGIPSSFENLKQLGDMYLINNNISGQIPSSLGSLKRLFSLDLSYNNFNGEIPSSFENLKQLGDMYLINNNLSGQIPSSLGSLKELYSLDLSYNNFNGEIPSSFENLKHLLSLDLSNNNLSGQISSSLARLKDVLSLDLSDNNFEGPITFQGSRLSSLVYLDLSNNLLHGRIPSSIFKLVNLSVLILSSNKLIREVSSAVCELNSLEILDLSNNSLNGFMPQCLGNFSNNLSVLHLGMNKFHGTILETFSIGSNLRYLNFNGNQLQGRIPPSISNCINLEILDLGNNNIDDTFPHFLETLSKLQILILKCNRFHGLVKGTSANYSFSKLRIFDLSNNTFSGPLPAEYFNNFKAMMIFDLNMKYMGAPNHSSYDYSVSLTLKGLEIELVKIQTLLTSIDLSGNKFTGEIPQSIGKLKSLKLLNLSHNQLTGNIQPSLGNLSNLESLDLSSNLLVGRIPMQLTYLTFLEVFRVSYNQLEGPIPVGKQFNTFDNTSYEGNLGLCGFPLEKCDNGERQQPTSSKEIDSKSKNGFGWKAVLAGYGCGVIFGVVMGYVVFKTRKPIWFVRMVEGEGRRKLKRFSN; from the exons ATGGCTAGTCTACTGTGGCTTACTTACTTTTTCTACTTCCTTTTCTTTCACTTGCATTTCCAAGCCGATTCTTCTCTACCTTTTTCTTTCAATTCCTCATCTGCAGCCAAGCCGTGCCAACATGACCAGAGTCTTGCCTTGCTCCAACTCAAGAAAACCTTTTCCATTAGAAATAATGCCTCTCCCTGGGATTTCCCTTACCCCAGGCCTTATCCCAAAACAGAATCTTGGAAAGAGGGCACAGATTGCTGCTTGTGGGATGGGGTCACTTGCGACATAGAAACGGGTAACGTAATAGGCCTTAACCTTTCTACCAGCTTGCTTTATGGTACCATCCATTCTAATAATGCTATTTTCTTCCTTCCTCATCTCCAAAAGCTTGACCTTTCTAACAATCATTTCAACAAATCTCAAATTGTACCTCAGTTTGGCCAATTTTTGAATTTAACATATCTTAACCTAAATTACTCTGTTTTTGAGGGCCAAATTCCACTAGAAATGTCTTATCTTTCTGGTTTGGTATCTCTTGATCTTTCAAGGAATCATGATTTGATACTCAAAGCCTCTGTTTTTAACTTGCTCGTTCAAAACCTAACCCAGTTacaagaattggacttgagtggtGTAAACATGTCTTTGGTTGCACCTAGTTCCTTAATGAATTTGTCTTTTTCTTTGACATCTCTCAATCTCCATTCTTGTTCATTGAAAGGGAAATTCCCAGATATCAGTCATTTATCTGAATTGGTTTCACTTGATCTTTCTAAGAACTATAATTTGATACTTGAAACCTCTATTTTTAACGAGCTTGTTAAAAACCTAACCCAGTTACAGCAATTGGACTTGAGTGAATTAAACATGTCCTTAGTCGCGCCTAGTTCCTTGATGAATTTGTCTTCTTCTTTGacatctctcaaactccattattgTGCATTGAAAGGGAAATTCCCACATATCAATCATCTATCTGAATTGGTTTCACTTGATTTTTTTGCAAACTATGATTTGATGATAGAAACCACTTGTTTTAAGAAGCTTTTTCAAAACCTAACCCAATTACAGGAAGTGGACTTGAGTGGTGTAAACATGTCTTTGGTTGCGCCTAGTTCCTTGATGAATTTGTCTTCTTCTTTGACATCTCTCAAACTCAGCGAATGCCAATTGCAAGGGAAATTCCCAGATGTCAGTCATCTATCCAAATTAGTTTCATTGGACCTCTCCTGTAACAATTTTAATGGTGAGATTCCCTCCTCATTTGAAAACCTTAAACAGCTTGATAGTTTGCACCTCCACAACAACAATCTCAGTGGTCAAATTCCATCCTCACTTGGAAGCCTTAAGCGACTCTTTTCATTGGACCTctcctataacaattttaatggtgGGATTCCCTCCTCATTTGAAAACCTTAAACAACTTGGAGACATGTACCTCATCAACAACAATATCAGTGGTCAAATTCCATCCTCACTTGGAAGCCTTAAGCGACTCTTTTCATTGGACCTctcctataacaattttaatggtgAGATTCCCTCCTCATTTGAAAACCTTAAACAACTTGGAGACATGTACCTCATCAACAACAATCTCAGTGGTCAAATTCCATCCTCACTTGGAAGCCTTAAAGAACTTTATTCTTTGGATCTctcctataacaattttaatggtgAGATTCCCTCCTCATTTGAAAACCTTAAACATCTTCTAAGTTTGGACCTCAGCAACAACAATCTCAGTGGTCAAATTTCATCCTCACTTGCGAGGCTTAAAGACGTCTTATCATTGGATCTCTCCGATAACAATTTTGAAG GTCCCATCACTTTCCAAGGAAGCAGGCTCTCAAGTTTAGTATACCTCGATTTATCCAACAACTTGTTACATGGCCGAATTCCAAGTTCAATTTTCAAACTTGTGAACTTGAGTGTTCTCATTCTTTCATCCAACAAATTGATAAGAGAAGTCTCTTCTGCAGTTTGCGAGTTAAATTCTCTTGAAATTCTTGACCTGTCAAACAATAGTTTGAACGGCTTCATGCCACAATGTTTGGGAAATTTCAGCAACAATCTTTCAGTATTGCACTTGGGCATGAACAAATTCCATGGAACCATCCTTGAAACGTTTTCTATAGGCAGCAACTTGAGATATTTGAACTTCAATGGTAACCAATTGCAAGGTAGAATCCCACCTTCCATCTCCAATTgtataaatttggaaattttagatcTCGGAAACAATAATATAGATGACACATTCCCCCATTTTCTGGAAACACTTTCGAAGCTACAAATTCTAATTCTAAAATGCAATAGATTTCATGGTTTGGTGAAAGGGACCTCTGCCAATTATTCATTCTCAAAGCTGCGAATTTTTGACCTCTCCAACAACACGTTTAGCGGACCTTTACCTGCGgagtatttcaataatttcaaggCAATGATGATCTTTGATTTGAATATGAAATACATGGGGGCACCAAATCATTCCTCTTATGATTATTCTGTGAGTCTGACTCTCAAAGGCTTAGAGATTGAGTTGGTGAAAATCCAAACACTTCTTACATCCATTGATTTGTCGGGCAATAAATTCACAGGGGAGATCCCACAGTCAATTGGAAAACTTAAATCACTTAAGTTGCTCAACCTGTCTCACAATCAACTCACAGGCAATATTCAACCATCATTGGGGAATTTGAGCAATTTGGAATCATTAGACCTCTCTTCAAATCTTCTTGTTGGAAGGATTCCAATGCAATTGACATATTTgacatttttggaagtgtttcggGTTTCATATAATCAACTTGAAGGACCTATACCCGTAGGAAAGCAGTTCAACACATTTGATAACACTTCATATGAAGGAAATTTGGGATTGTGTGGATTTCCGCTAGAAAAATGTGACAATGGGGAGAGGCAACAACCAACATCATCAAAAGAAATTGATTCCAAGTCTAAAAATGGATTTGGATGGAAAGCTGTATTGGCAGGGTATGGATGTGGAGTAATATTTGGTGTTGTAATGGGATATGTTGTGTTTAAAACAAGAAAACCTATATGGTTTGTGAGGATGGTTGAAGGTGAAGGGCGTCGAAAGCTAAAAAGATTTAGCAATTAA